The Setaria viridis chromosome 6, Setaria_viridis_v4.0, whole genome shotgun sequence genome contains a region encoding:
- the LOC117860500 gene encoding uridine/cytidine kinase UKL1, chloroplastic, which translates to MEDVMDSAVGPHFSGLRLDSRRLSSSSSSLPSPPSANGNGNGNGTADTAAKGFVSPKADGARRPFVIGVSGGTASGKTTVCDMIIQQLHDHRVVLVNQDSFYRGLTEEQSEHVQDYNFDHPDAFDTDQLLECMGKLKSGQSVNIPIYDFKNHRRCSESFRKVNASDVIILEGILVFHDQRVRDLMDMKIFVDTDADIRLARRIRRDTVERGRDVTSVLEQYGRFVKPAFDDFVLPSKKYADVIIPKGGDNHVAIDLIVQHIRTKLGQHDLCKIYPNVFVVHTTFQIRGMHTLIRDRNITTPDFVFYSDRLIRLVVEHGLGHLPFTEKQVVTPTGSVYMGVDFCKKLCGVSIVRSGESMENALRACCKGIKIGKILIHRVGDNGQQLIYHKLPLDIAERHVLLLDPVLGTGNSANQAIELLIRKGVPEERIIFLNLISAPEGVNCVCKRFPRLKIVTSEIDGGLNEEYRVIPGLGEYGDRYFGTD; encoded by the exons atggaggacgTGATGGACTCCGCGGTGGGCCCCCACTTCAGCGGGCTCCGCCTCGACTCGCGCcgcctctcctcatcctcctcctcgctcccGTCCCCGCCCTCCGCCaacggcaacggcaacggcaacggcaCGGCCGACACCGCCGCCAAAGGGTTCGTCTCCCCCAAGGCGGACGGGGCCAGGCGCCCCTTCGTGATAG GCGTGTCGGGAGGGACGGCGTCGGGGAAGACCACGGTGTGCGACATGATCATCCAGCAGCTCCACGACCACCGCGTCGTGCTGGTCAACCAG GATTCATTCTACCGTGGTTTAACCGAGGAACAGTCTGAGCATGTGCAAGACTACAACTTTGATCACCCTG atgCATTCGATACAGACCAACTTCTGGAGTGCATGGGAAAGCTAAAAAGCGGGCAATCTGTGAATATTCCTATATATGATTTTAAGAATCACCGGCGATGCTCTGAAAGTTTTAGAAAG GTCAATGCATCAGATGTCATCATTCTGGAGGGTATTTTAGTTTTTCATGATCAAAGGGTTCGTGATTTGATGGACATGAAAATTTTTGTTGACACAG ATGCTGATATTAGGCTTGCTCGACGTATAAGGCGTGATACAGTTGAAAGAGGTAGAGACGTTACCTCGGTGCTTGAGCAG TATGGGAGGTTTGTGAAGCCTGCATTCGATGATTTTGTCCTTCCTTCCAAGAAATATGCTGATGTGATCATACCAAAAGGGGGAGATAACCATGTTGCAATTGATTTAATTGTGCAACACATCCGTACAAAACTTGGTCAGCATGACTTGTGCAAAATCTACCCAAATGTCTTTGTAGTCCACACAACTTTCCAG ATACGAGGAATGCATACACTGATTCGTGACAGGAACATTACAACACCCGACTTCGTTTTCTACTCAGATCGGCTGATTCGTCTG GTAGTTGAGCATGGTCTTGGGCATTTGCCATTTACAGAGAAGCAGGTCGTTACACCAACAG GATCTGTTTACATGGGAGTTGACTTCTGCAAGAAGCTCTGTGGAGTGTCTATTGTTCGAAG TggtgaaagcatggaaaatgCCCTGCGTGCATGCTGTAAGGGGATAAAAATTGGTAAAATTCTGATACATCGGGTTGGAGACAATGGGCAACaa CTCATATACCATAAGCTTCCCCTGGATATTGCTGAACGTCATGTTTTGCTTTTGGATCCTGTGCTTGGTACAG GTAACTCAGCTAATCAAGCTATTGAGCTTCTTATAAGGAAAGGAGTTCCTGAGGAACGGATCATTTTTCTTAATCTCATCTCG GCCCCTGAAGGCGTCAATTGTGTCTGCAAGCGCTTCCCTCGTTTGAAGATTGTAACCTCAGAGATTGATGGCGGCTTGAATGAGGAATATCGGGTCATCCCAGGACTTGGAGAGTATGGGGACCGCTACTTCGGCACAGACTAA
- the LOC117861238 gene encoding triacylglycerol lipase 2 gives MIVVPAAGRRAGLSSSAAAVVAVALVVLSLLPAVAVGARGVQQQSHRHGGDIAGGGPCALAVAPLGYPCEEHQVTTADGYILSLQRIPRGRGGGGGGRAAGGARAGQPVLLQHGVLVDGMSWLLASPEESLPFILADRGFDVWIANNRGTRWSRRHVSLDPSSRLYWNWSWDDLVVNDLPAMVDYVCSQTRQKPHYVGHSMGTLVALAAFSEGRLVDQLKSAALLTPVAYLAHITTPIGILLARAFVGELLSDLLGVAEFNPLAPPVTNLIRAFCRRPGMNCYDLVGSITGKNYCLNSSAVDVFLEYEPQPTSTKTMVHFAQTVRDGVLTKYDYVLPEWNIASYGQAEPPVYEMSNIPAGFPLFLTYGGRDSLADPADVRLLLDDLRGHDRDKLTVQYLDQFAHLDFVIGVCARDYVYKDMIAFFDRFH, from the exons ATGATCGTCGTCCCTGCCGCTGGTCGTCGGGCgggcctctcctcctccgccgccgcggtggtcgCCGTCGCACTCGTGGTGCTGTCCTTGCTTCCCGCCGTAGCCGTCGGGGCGCGCGGCGTCCAGCAGCAGTCGCACCGCCACGGCGGTGAcattgccggcggcggcccctgcGCGCTGGCCGTGGCGCCGCTCGGCTACCCCTGCGAGGAGCACCAG GTGACGACGGCGGACGGGTACATCCTGAGCCTGCAAAGGATCCCgaggggccgcggcggcggaggcggcggccgggcggccggcggcgcgcgcgcggggcagcCGGTGCTCCTGCAGCATGGGGTCCTTGTG GACGGCATGTCGTGGCTTCTGGCGTCGCCGGAGGAGTCGCTGCCGTTCATCCTCGCCGACCGCGGCTTCGACGTCTGGATCGCCAACAACAGGGGCACGCGCTGGAGCCGCCGCCACGTCTCCCTCGACCCGTCAAGCCGG CTCTACTGGAACTGGTCCTGGGATGACCTGGTGGTCAACGACCTCCCGGCCATGGTTGACTACGTTTGCAGTCAGACCCGGCAGAAGCCCCACTACGTCGGACACTCCATG GGGACGCTGGTGGCGCTGGCGGCCTTCTCGGAGGGCCGGCTGGTGGACCAGCTCAAGTCGGCGGCGCTGCTGACGCCGGTCGCCTACCTCGCCCACATCACCACGCCCATCGGCATCCTGCTCGCCAGAGCGTTCGTCGGAGAG CTCCTCTCCGACTTGCTGGGCGTGGCCGAGTTCAACCCGCTAGC GCCTCCGGTGACGAACCTGATCAGGGCGTTCTGCCGCAGGCCCGGGATGAACTGCTACGACCTCGTCGGCTCCATCACGGGTAAGAACTACTGCCTCAACAGCTCCGCCGTCGACGTCTTCCTCGAGTACGAGCCCCAGCCGACGTCGACCAAGACCATGGTCCACTTCGCTCAGA CCGTGCGCGACGGCGTGCTGACCAAGTACGACTACGTGCTGCCGGAGTGGAACATCGCCAGCTACGGGCAGGCGGAGCCGCCAGTGTACGAGATGTCCAACATCCCGGCGGGATTCCCGCTCTTCCTCACCTACGGCGGCCGGGACTCGCTGGCCGACCCCGCCGACGtgcgcctcctcctcgacgaccTCCGGGGACACGACCGCGACAAGCTCACGGTGCAGTACCTGGACCAGTTCGCACACCTCGACTTCGTCATCGGCGTCTGCGCCAGGGATTACGTCTACAAGGACATGATCGCCTTCTTCGACCGCTTCCACTAG
- the LOC117860312 gene encoding putative F-box/kelch-repeat protein At4g22430 yields MAAVLNRHSSIQSARSLNADMLAEIILRLPVKSVARSRCVSKNWCATISDGCLRRRLPLQLSVVYFPAGSGGGKAPRFACADGGGLLEDRNLGFFPYLDGAVVCDASNGLLLFRTAGTTRFYVVDPVTRRWAALPPPSRDARLSMLAFDPSSSPRRYHVISFTGRWRERGGEVEVFSSESWAWAPRDVEFGVPAGALSGSMHFHGGAVYALASDPDCVVRMDVAGPDLTCAAAELPEPAAGGGDARLAHSGGRLHYVANDGAQLKVWVLDDDDGSSPAAPRWRLKHAVRLDGVAEGGCGGDEEVRFMALHPQKDAAYLWSARRLVEYDLMRKEVTGAWEFGDGEKNRVVKAWLVPSSLYLSDCPLADAHVPC; encoded by the coding sequence ATGGCGGCGGTCCTGAATAGGCATTCCTCTATCCAGAGCGCCAGGAGCCTGAACGCCGACATGCTGGCCGAGATCATCCTCCGGCTGCCGGTTAAGTCCGTGGCGCGCTCCAGGTGCGTGTCCAAGAACTGGTGCGCCACCATCTCCGACGGCTGCCTCCGCCGCAGGCTGCCCCTGCAGCTCTCCGTGGTCTACTTccccgccggcagcggcggcggcaaggcgcCGCGCTTCGCgtgcgcggacggcggcggcctgctCGAGGACCGCAACCTCGGCTTCTTCCCGTATCTCGACGGCGCCGTCGTCTGCGACGCCAGCAACGGCCTTCTCCTGTTCCGCACCGCCGGCACCACGCGGTTCTACGTCGTCGACCCCGTGACGCGGCGGTgggccgcgctgccgccgccgtcgagggaCGCCCGGCTGTCCATGCTCGCGTTCGACCCGTCGTCCTCACCGCGACGCTACCACGTGATCAGCTTCACCGGCCGGTGGCGCGAGCGCGGGGGCGAGGTGGAGGTGTTCTCGTCGGAGTCGTGGGCGTGGGCTCCGCGCGACGTGGAGTTCGGCGTGCCCGCGGGCGCCCTCTCCGGCTCCATGCacttccacggcggcgccgtgTACGCGCTGGCCTCCGACCCGGACTGCGTCGTGCGCATGGACGTCGCCGGCCCCGACCTCACGTGCGCGGCCGCCGAGCTCcccgagccggcggcgggcggcggcgacgcgcgccTCGCGCACTCCGGCGGGCGCCTGCACTACGTGGCCAACGACGGCGCGCAGCTCAAGGTCTGggtgctcgacgacgacgacggctccTCACCTGCTGCGCCCCGGTGGCGCCTGAAGCACGCGGTCAGGCTCGACGGCGTCGCGGAGGGAGGGTGCGGGGGGGACGAGGAGGTCCGGTTCATGGCGCTGCACCCGCAGAAGGACGCGGCGTACTTGTGGTCGGCGCGGAGGCTCGTGGAGTACGACCTGATGAGGAAGGAGGTCACCGGAGCCTGGGAGTTCGGCGACGGCGAGAAGAATCGCGTCGTCAAGGCCTGGCTCGTGCCTTCGTCGCTGTACCTATCGGATTGCCCCCTGGCTGATGCTCACGTGCCGTGCTAA
- the LOC117860501 gene encoding uncharacterized protein At4g15970, with amino-acid sequence MPPFFSDDPSSCVCSPPPSRPKDKKNMDWKARGGMSRLLPVIAFFLGAALTAAFVFLGATMDVNWRLSEMAVWGNGAGDEANAELSQLLKNASMEDKTVILTSINQAYAAPGSLLDLFLESFRLGEGTARLLDHLLIVAVDPGALATCRSLHRHCYLLRPDDGAAADLGTEKHFMTPEYLDMMWTRNRFQQTILELGFNFLFTDIDIMWFRDPMRHIGITSDIAIASDFFNGDPDSMHNQPNGGFLYVRSKNRTVEFYRRWREARAEFPAGTNEQYILARTQATLTRRLGVRMQFLDTANCGGFCQLSGDLRRVSTMHANCCTGLANKVHDLRNVLRDWRNYTAAPREVRRWGGFGWTKPGRCIH; translated from the exons ATGCCGCCCTTCTTCTCCGACGACCCGTCGTCCTGCGtctgctctcctcctccttcgagGCCCAAGGACAAGAAGAACATGGACTGGAAGGCGAGGGGGGGCATGAGCAGGCTCCTCCCGGTCATCGCCTTCTTCCTCGGCGCCGCGCTCACGGCGGCGTTCGTCTTCCTCGGCGCGACCATGGACGTGAACTGGCGCCTCTCCGAGATGGCCGTGTGGGGCAACGGTGCCGGAGACGAG GCGAATGCAGAGCTTTCCCAGCTGCTGAAGAACGCGTCGATGGAGGACAAGACGGTGATCTTGACGTCCATCAACCAGGCGTACGCGGCGCCGGGCTCCCTCCTGGACCTCTTCCTCGAGAGCTTCCGGCTCGGCGAGGGCACGGCGCGGCTGCTGGACCACCTCCTCATCGTGGCCGTCGACCCCGGCGCGCTAGCGACGTGCCGGTCCCTGCACCGCCACTGCTACCTCCTCCGCCctgacgacggcgccgccgccgacctcggcaCCGAGAAGCACTTCATGACCCCCGAGTACCTCGACATGATGTGGACCCGGAACCGGTTCCAGCAGACCATCCTCGAGCTCGGCTTCAACTTCCTCTTCACG GACATTGACATCATGTGGTTCCGGGATCCGATGCGGCACATCGGGATCACGTCGGACATCGCCATCGCCAGCGACTTCTTCAACGGCGACCCGGACAGCATGCACAACCAGCCCAACGGGGGGTTCCTGTACGTCAGGTCGAAGAACAGGACGGTGGAGTTCtaccggcggtggcgggaggcgCGGGCGGAGTTCCCGGCGGGGACCAACGAGCAGTACATCCTGGCGAGGACGCAGGCCACGCTGACCCGGCGGCTCGGCGTGCGGATGCAGTTCCTCGACACGGCCAACTGCGGCGGCTTCTGCCAGCTCTCCGGCGACCTGCGCCGGGTGTCGACGATGCACGCCAACTGCTGCACTGGCCTCGCCAACAAGGTGCACGACCTCCGGAACGTGCTCCGGGACTGGCGTAACtacacggcggcgccgcgggagGTACGCCGCTGGGGAGGGTTCGGCTGGACCAAGCCCGGCAGGTGCATCCACTGA